A genome region from Mycobacterium florentinum includes the following:
- a CDS encoding crotonase/enoyl-CoA hydratase family protein, which yields MTDADGAAPAVLVERRGNVMVITINRPEARNAINAAVSIGVGDALEEAQHDPEVRAVVITGAGDKSFCAGADLKAIARRENLYHPDHGEWGFAGYVHHFIDKPTIAAVNGTALGGGTELALASDLVVAHELAKFGLPEVKRGLIAAAGGVFRIVDQLPRKVAMELLLTGEPMTASDAWEWGLVNQVVKEGSVLDAALAMAARITVNAPLSVQASKRIATGVDDGVITGDEVGWERTVNEMRTLIRSEDAKEGPLAFAEKREPVWKAR from the coding sequence GTGACCGACGCTGACGGCGCTGCGCCGGCAGTGCTGGTCGAGCGCCGCGGCAACGTGATGGTCATAACCATCAACCGGCCCGAGGCGCGCAATGCGATCAACGCGGCGGTCAGCATCGGCGTTGGAGATGCGCTGGAAGAAGCGCAGCACGACCCCGAGGTGCGGGCCGTGGTGATCACCGGCGCCGGCGACAAATCGTTTTGTGCCGGGGCCGATCTCAAGGCGATTGCTCGCCGGGAGAATCTGTATCACCCCGATCATGGCGAGTGGGGCTTCGCCGGTTATGTGCACCACTTCATCGACAAGCCCACCATCGCCGCGGTCAACGGCACCGCGCTGGGCGGCGGCACCGAGCTGGCACTGGCCAGTGACCTGGTCGTCGCCCACGAGCTGGCGAAATTCGGTCTGCCTGAAGTCAAACGCGGGCTGATCGCCGCGGCCGGTGGTGTCTTCCGCATCGTCGATCAGCTGCCCCGCAAGGTGGCGATGGAGCTGCTGTTGACGGGTGAGCCGATGACGGCGTCCGATGCCTGGGAATGGGGCCTGGTCAACCAGGTCGTCAAGGAGGGCTCGGTGCTCGACGCGGCACTCGCGATGGCGGCGCGCATCACCGTGAACGCGCCGCTGTCGGTGCAGGCCAGCAAGCGCATCGCCACCGGTGTGGACGACGGCGTCATCACCGGCGACGAGGTGGGCTGGGAGCGCACCGTGAACGAGATGCGCACCCTGATCAGATCCGAGGACGCCAAGGAAGGACCGTTGGCGTTCGCCGAGAAGCGGGAGCCGGTCTGGAAGGCGCGTTAG
- a CDS encoding NAD(P)/FAD-dependent oxidoreductase gives MSGYDADLLIVGGGPGGLATALQARRLGLSVIVAEPREDPIDKACGEGLMPGGLAELTSLGVDPAGMPFRGIAYVSEQRRAEALFRTGPGRGVRRTTLHAALEARAKEQDTEWIRTKVTSVEQDAHGVTAAGVRAKFLVGADGLHSTVRRSVGINVTAGKPRRYGVRWHFEVPAWSEFVEVYWSRLGEAYVTPVEPDLVGVAILSQGRPDLGWFPRLARHLEGADRGHPRGCGPLRQVVSRRVAGRVLLVGDAAGYEDALTGEGVSLAVKQAAAAVDAIVNETPAAYEASWHRVTRNYRLLTRAVVLASTPRATRRAIVPACERLPGVFRFGVNILAS, from the coding sequence ATGAGCGGCTACGACGCCGACCTGCTGATCGTCGGCGGCGGCCCCGGTGGGCTCGCCACGGCGTTGCAGGCGCGCCGGCTTGGGCTTTCGGTCATCGTGGCCGAACCGCGCGAGGACCCGATCGACAAGGCGTGTGGGGAGGGGCTGATGCCCGGCGGCCTCGCCGAGCTGACGTCGCTCGGCGTCGACCCGGCCGGCATGCCGTTTCGCGGGATCGCCTACGTCAGCGAGCAGCGCCGCGCCGAGGCGCTGTTTCGCACCGGGCCGGGGCGCGGCGTGCGACGCACCACGCTGCACGCCGCGCTCGAGGCACGCGCCAAAGAGCAAGACACCGAATGGATCCGGACCAAGGTGACCAGCGTCGAGCAGGATGCGCACGGCGTGACCGCCGCCGGTGTCCGCGCGAAGTTCTTGGTCGGCGCCGACGGACTGCACTCGACGGTCCGGCGCTCCGTCGGCATCAACGTCACGGCCGGAAAGCCGCGACGCTACGGCGTGCGTTGGCATTTCGAGGTGCCGGCCTGGTCGGAGTTCGTCGAGGTGTATTGGTCCCGGCTGGGTGAGGCCTACGTGACGCCGGTGGAACCGGATCTGGTCGGCGTGGCGATCCTGTCCCAGGGACGGCCCGACTTGGGCTGGTTTCCGCGGCTGGCCCGACACCTCGAGGGCGCCGACCGCGGGCACCCGCGCGGCTGCGGCCCGCTACGGCAGGTGGTCTCGCGCCGCGTCGCGGGCCGGGTGCTGCTGGTGGGCGACGCGGCCGGCTACGAGGACGCGCTGACCGGCGAAGGCGTCAGCCTCGCCGTCAAACAGGCCGCGGCGGCGGTCGACGCCATCGTCAACGAGACACCGGCGGCGTATGAGGCGTCGTGGCACCGGGTGACCCGCAACTACCGGCTGCTCACCCGGGCCGTGGTGCTGGCCAGCACGCCGCGCGCGACGCGACGTGCCATCGTGCCGGCGTGCGAACGCCTCCCCGGGGTGTTCCGCTTCGGCGTCAACATTCTGGCGAGCTAG
- a CDS encoding isoprenylcysteine carboxyl methyltransferase family protein, producing MYYLLILAVGLERIVELVLSNRNAQWSFSQGAKEFGRPHYVVMVVIHTTLLVGCLVEPWALHRPFIPWLGWPMLAVAAASQVLRWWCIATLGKRWNTRVIVLPEAPLVRRGPYRWLHHPNYVAVVAEGIALPLVHTAWLTAATFTVANAILLTVRIRVENSALGYT from the coding sequence ATGTACTACCTGCTGATCCTCGCGGTCGGGCTCGAACGCATCGTCGAGTTGGTGCTGTCCAACCGAAATGCGCAATGGTCTTTCAGCCAGGGCGCCAAGGAGTTTGGCCGGCCACATTACGTCGTGATGGTCGTCATTCACACCACGCTGCTGGTCGGCTGCCTCGTCGAACCGTGGGCGCTGCACCGGCCGTTCATCCCGTGGCTGGGCTGGCCGATGCTTGCCGTCGCGGCGGCCAGTCAGGTACTGCGCTGGTGGTGCATCGCCACGCTGGGCAAGCGGTGGAACACCAGGGTGATCGTGTTACCGGAGGCGCCCCTGGTGCGCCGGGGGCCCTACCGGTGGCTGCACCACCCGAACTACGTTGCGGTGGTGGCCGAAGGGATCGCATTACCGCTGGTGCACACGGCCTGGCTGACCGCGGCCACGTTCACGGTGGCCAACGCGATTCTGCTCACCGTGCGTATCCGGGTGGAGAACTCCGCATTGGGTTACACATGA
- a CDS encoding type III polyketide synthase — protein sequence MDKITGGSSATLGLRTPTNDAQPSIAAAAVEFPHHYHPQEELIDRLSTVLGPHFRRFAQTAGVEHRHLAVSMDRMEQLSGFTEANEAYLEVALDIGERALLAAFEKAKVNPSEVDVIFSTTVTGLAVPSLEARLAGRVGLREDVKRIPLFGLGCVAGAAGVARMHDYLRAFPDQVAALLAVELCTLTIQRDDSSVANLVATSLFGDGAGAVVAKGADRAGAEGRGPRVLATRSRLYPDTEDVMGWKIGSDGFQIVLSADVVNVVQKYLGDDVRKFLADHGLTPHDISRWVCHPGGPAVIEAVEEVFELPGDALDRTRKSLRDNGNLSSVSVLDVLRSNLADPPPAGSLGLMIAMGPAFCSELVLLAW from the coding sequence ATGGACAAGATCACAGGGGGCAGTTCGGCCACGCTCGGACTGAGAACACCGACCAACGACGCACAACCATCAATCGCAGCTGCTGCAGTCGAATTCCCGCACCACTACCACCCGCAAGAAGAGCTCATCGACCGGCTCAGTACCGTCCTCGGCCCGCACTTCAGGCGCTTTGCGCAGACGGCCGGCGTTGAGCACCGCCACCTCGCGGTGTCGATGGATCGCATGGAGCAGCTGAGCGGTTTCACCGAGGCAAACGAGGCCTATCTCGAAGTGGCCTTGGATATCGGTGAGCGGGCGTTGCTGGCGGCGTTCGAGAAAGCCAAGGTCAATCCGTCGGAGGTCGACGTCATTTTCTCGACGACGGTCACCGGGCTGGCCGTACCGTCACTCGAGGCACGGCTGGCGGGCCGGGTCGGGCTGCGCGAGGACGTCAAACGCATCCCGCTGTTCGGGCTGGGCTGCGTGGCCGGCGCCGCCGGGGTGGCCCGCATGCACGACTACTTACGCGCCTTTCCCGACCAGGTGGCAGCGCTGCTGGCGGTGGAACTGTGCACGCTGACGATTCAGCGCGACGACAGTTCGGTGGCCAATCTGGTTGCCACCAGCCTGTTTGGCGATGGCGCCGGCGCTGTCGTGGCCAAGGGCGCCGACCGTGCCGGTGCCGAAGGTCGGGGCCCTCGGGTGTTGGCCACCCGAAGCCGGCTCTACCCGGACACCGAAGACGTCATGGGGTGGAAGATCGGCAGCGACGGCTTCCAGATCGTCTTGTCGGCGGACGTGGTGAACGTCGTCCAGAAGTACCTCGGTGACGACGTCCGCAAATTCCTCGCCGATCACGGGCTCACACCGCACGACATATCTCGCTGGGTCTGCCACCCCGGCGGTCCTGCAGTGATCGAGGCGGTCGAGGAAGTGTTCGAATTGCCCGGGGACGCTCTTGATCGCACCCGAAAGTCGTTGCGCGACAACGGTAACCTGTCGTCGGTCTCGGTGCTCGACGTGCTCCGGTCCAACCTGGCGGATCCGCCGCCGGCCGGTTCGCTCGGTCTGATGATCGCAATGGGCCCGGCTTTCTGCTCCGAGCTCGTTCTGCTGGCCTGGTAG
- a CDS encoding NAD(P)H-binding protein, protein MRILVTGASGYVGSRLVTALLANRHQVVTATRNPQRLKRFGWFDHVAPVQLEASDPVSAQAAMDAAGPVDVVYYLVHAIGQPDFRDADRAAAANVAAAARDAGVRRIVYLGGFVPAGAELSDHLASRAEVAEALTVSDGPELVWLGAAVIIGAGSTSFEMMRYVGDRFPLLPVPTWMDNPIDPISIRDVLHYLLAAANPERVGAGAYDIAGPDTTTYRDLLRTYARISGRWHATLPVGRVDTALASLVTGLALPVPPGLAGDLMESLDHPMVASASGLRGRVPDPPGGLLGVEDAIGRALSSNGRPRPVNALTDPHHLADTDPAWAGGDALRIRRLVRAITPPIARPTLKLVNLVPGPVAGALRTGLDIMVTLTPKVRPA, encoded by the coding sequence ATGCGGATTCTGGTCACCGGTGCCAGTGGCTATGTGGGATCACGTCTGGTCACGGCGTTGCTCGCGAATCGACACCAGGTGGTGACCGCCACCCGAAACCCCCAGCGGCTCAAGCGCTTCGGTTGGTTCGATCATGTCGCGCCGGTCCAGCTGGAGGCTTCGGATCCGGTGTCGGCGCAGGCGGCGATGGACGCCGCGGGCCCGGTTGACGTGGTCTATTACCTGGTGCACGCGATCGGTCAGCCCGACTTCCGCGACGCCGACCGGGCTGCTGCGGCCAACGTCGCGGCCGCCGCCCGCGACGCCGGGGTGCGGCGCATCGTCTATCTGGGCGGCTTCGTGCCCGCCGGTGCGGAGCTGTCCGATCATCTGGCCAGCCGGGCCGAGGTGGCCGAGGCCCTGACGGTTTCCGACGGGCCGGAACTGGTGTGGCTGGGTGCGGCGGTGATCATCGGCGCCGGCTCGACATCGTTCGAGATGATGCGTTATGTCGGTGACCGGTTCCCGCTGCTGCCGGTACCGACCTGGATGGACAATCCGATCGACCCGATCTCCATCCGCGACGTGCTGCACTATCTGCTCGCCGCGGCGAACCCCGAGCGAGTCGGCGCGGGTGCCTATGACATCGCCGGCCCGGACACCACGACCTATCGGGACCTGCTCAGGACGTACGCGCGGATCTCGGGCCGGTGGCACGCCACACTGCCGGTCGGCAGGGTCGACACCGCGTTGGCGTCGCTGGTCACCGGGCTGGCGCTGCCCGTGCCGCCGGGATTGGCCGGCGACCTGATGGAATCGCTGGACCACCCGATGGTCGCGTCGGCCAGCGGCCTGCGGGGTCGGGTCCCCGACCCGCCCGGCGGGCTGCTGGGCGTCGAGGACGCCATCGGCCGGGCATTGAGCTCGAACGGCAGGCCCCGGCCGGTCAACGCGCTGACCGATCCGCATCATCTCGCCGACACCGATCCGGCGTGGGCCGGCGGGGATGCGCTGCGCATCCGTCGGCTCGTGCGGGCGATCACGCCGCCGATCGCGCGTCCAACCCTGAAGCTGGTCAACCTGGTTCCCGGCCCGGTCGCCGGAGCGCTGCGAACCGGCCTGGACATCATGGTTACCCTCACGCCGAAGGTACGACCGGCATGA
- a CDS encoding CPBP family intramembrane glutamic endopeptidase produces the protein MSQAASPYHTSVFSELHRAVTNVAVPHHEPPSVVRRRRVVVALTLVIGAAVLGFSLRRTPGDSNFYWLTLVLAAVWIGGAFLSGPLHLGGICWRGRNQRPVISGTAIGLLLGGIFVVGGLIAREIPAVATLVARVLQFAHQGSFWVIVVITLINGVAEEMFFRGALYTALGRRAPVAISTLLYIGVTMASGNPMLGFGAVILGTVCALERRASGGILAPMLTHFFWGLTMVLALPPMFGV, from the coding sequence ATGAGCCAGGCCGCCAGCCCGTACCACACCAGTGTGTTCTCCGAGCTGCATCGCGCCGTCACCAATGTCGCTGTGCCACATCATGAACCACCGTCGGTGGTGCGGCGACGCCGTGTCGTCGTCGCGCTCACACTGGTGATCGGCGCTGCGGTGCTTGGCTTTTCGCTGCGACGTACGCCCGGCGATTCGAACTTCTACTGGCTGACCCTGGTATTGGCGGCGGTGTGGATCGGTGGGGCGTTCCTGTCCGGGCCGCTGCATCTCGGCGGTATCTGCTGGCGCGGCCGCAACCAGCGCCCGGTGATCAGCGGCACGGCGATCGGTCTGCTGCTCGGCGGCATCTTCGTGGTCGGCGGGCTGATCGCCCGCGAAATCCCAGCCGTCGCAACACTGGTCGCCCGGGTGCTGCAATTCGCCCATCAGGGATCGTTTTGGGTGATCGTGGTGATCACGCTGATCAACGGCGTTGCCGAGGAGATGTTCTTCCGCGGTGCGCTCTATACGGCGCTGGGTCGGCGTGCGCCGGTGGCGATTTCGACTCTGCTGTACATCGGCGTGACGATGGCGAGCGGCAACCCGATGCTCGGTTTTGGCGCTGTCATCCTCGGCACGGTGTGCGCGCTGGAGCGACGGGCCAGCGGCGGGATTCTGGCTCCGATGCTGACCCATTTTTTCTGGGGTCTGACCATGGTTTTGGCGCTGCCCCCGATGTTCGGCGTCTAG
- a CDS encoding enoyl-CoA hydratase — MPQSAIDTLAPVTGLDVTLSDGVLSVTIDRPDSLNSVTTRVLAGIADAVESAATDPRVRVVRLGGAGRGFCSGAGMSADDVADAGSGTEIITQANRAVRAITLSPRPVVAVVQGPAAGVGVSLALACDLVLASEKAFFMLAFTRIGLMPDGGASALVAAAIGRIRATRMALLAERLPAAEALDAGLVSAVYPAEGFDTEVDKVISTLLAGPAVAYAKTKEAINAATLTELEAAFEREFHGQATLLRSHDFKEGATAFRERRTPGFTDG, encoded by the coding sequence ATGCCGCAATCCGCTATCGACACACTCGCTCCCGTCACCGGGCTCGACGTCACTCTCTCCGACGGCGTGCTGTCGGTGACCATCGACCGGCCGGACAGCCTCAACTCGGTCACCACGCGGGTGCTGGCCGGGATCGCCGACGCCGTCGAGAGCGCGGCCACCGACCCACGCGTGCGGGTGGTGCGCTTGGGCGGCGCCGGCCGGGGCTTCTGCTCCGGTGCGGGCATGAGTGCCGACGACGTGGCCGACGCCGGCTCCGGGACCGAGATCATCACGCAAGCCAACCGTGCCGTTCGGGCCATCACGCTGTCGCCGCGGCCGGTCGTCGCCGTCGTCCAGGGACCCGCGGCCGGCGTCGGGGTCTCGCTGGCGCTGGCCTGCGACCTCGTATTGGCTTCGGAGAAGGCGTTTTTCATGCTTGCCTTCACCAGGATCGGGTTGATGCCCGACGGCGGCGCCTCGGCACTGGTCGCCGCCGCGATCGGCCGGATCCGCGCGACGCGGATGGCGCTACTGGCCGAGCGGTTGCCGGCCGCCGAGGCGTTGGACGCCGGCCTGGTCTCCGCGGTCTACCCGGCCGAGGGTTTCGACACCGAGGTCGACAAGGTGATCTCGACATTGTTGGCGGGTCCCGCGGTGGCGTACGCCAAGACCAAGGAGGCGATCAACGCGGCCACGCTAACCGAATTGGAAGCGGCCTTCGAGCGCGAATTCCATGGCCAGGCCACGCTGCTGCGCTCGCACGACTTCAAAGAGGGCGCAACGGCATTCCGGGAGCGACGCACGCCGGGCTTCACCGACGGCTAG
- a CDS encoding CaiB/BaiF CoA transferase family protein — protein MAGPLSGLRVVELAGIGPGPHAAMILGDLGADVVRIDRPSVNPDGAVQDTTNRNRRIVAADLKSDQGRKLVLDLIAKADVLIEGYRPGVTERLGLGPEDCAKVNDRLIYARMTGWGQTGPRSQQAGHDINYISLNGILHSIGRAGERPVPPLNLAGDFGGGSMFLLVGILAALWERQSSGKGQVVDAAMVDGSGVLVQMMWQMRAAGMWTDARGTNMLDGGAPYYDTYECADGRYVAVGAIEPQFYAAMLTGLGLESADLPGQNDVSRWPELRAILTKTFASQDRDHWAKVFADSDACVTPVLAFGEVQTEPHNTERDVFYDHNGNLQPRPAPRFSRTANDTPRPAVAVTDVQDIIKDWV, from the coding sequence ATGGCTGGACCGCTGAGTGGACTGCGGGTAGTGGAGCTGGCCGGCATCGGCCCGGGCCCCCATGCCGCGATGATTCTGGGGGATCTGGGCGCCGATGTGGTGCGCATCGACCGGCCGTCGGTGAATCCCGATGGGGCAGTGCAGGACACCACGAATCGCAACCGGCGCATCGTCGCCGCCGACCTCAAGTCCGACCAGGGCCGCAAGCTGGTTCTCGACCTGATCGCCAAGGCCGACGTGCTGATCGAGGGCTACCGCCCGGGCGTCACCGAGCGACTCGGCTTGGGCCCCGAAGATTGCGCGAAGGTCAATGACCGGCTGATCTACGCCCGGATGACGGGTTGGGGGCAGACCGGCCCGCGCAGCCAGCAGGCCGGCCACGACATCAACTACATCTCGCTGAACGGCATCCTGCACTCCATCGGCCGGGCGGGCGAGCGGCCGGTGCCGCCGCTGAATCTGGCCGGCGACTTCGGTGGCGGCTCGATGTTCCTGTTGGTCGGCATCCTGGCCGCGCTGTGGGAGCGGCAGTCCTCCGGCAAGGGGCAGGTCGTCGACGCCGCGATGGTCGACGGATCCGGCGTGCTGGTCCAGATGATGTGGCAGATGCGCGCCGCGGGGATGTGGACCGACGCTCGCGGCACCAACATGCTCGACGGCGGCGCGCCCTACTACGACACCTACGAGTGCGCCGACGGCCGCTACGTCGCGGTCGGTGCCATCGAGCCGCAGTTCTACGCGGCCATGCTGACCGGGCTCGGCCTGGAATCCGCCGACCTGCCCGGCCAAAACGACGTCAGCCGCTGGCCCGAGTTGCGCGCCATACTCACGAAAACGTTCGCCAGTCAGGACCGCGACCACTGGGCCAAGGTGTTCGCCGACTCCGACGCGTGCGTGACGCCGGTGCTGGCGTTCGGCGAGGTGCAGACCGAGCCGCACAACACCGAGCGCGACGTCTTTTACGACCACAACGGCAACCTGCAGCCCCGCCCGGCGCCACGGTTCTCGCGCACCGCGAACGACACGCCCCGCCCGGCGGTAGCGGTGACCGACGTTCAGGACATCATCAAAGACTGGGTATAG
- a CDS encoding 3-hydroxyacyl-CoA dehydrogenase produces MEIKDAVAVVTGGASGLGLATTKRLLDAGAQVVVIDLKGEEAVAELGDRAKFVATDVTDEDGVSKALDVAESLGSLRINVNCAGIGNAIKTLGKDGPFPLNLFKKVVEVNLIGTFNVLRLSAERIAKTEPVGEERGVIINTASVAAFDGQIGQAAYSASKGGVVGMTLPIARDLSRELIRVVTIAPGLFKTPLLGSLPEEAQKSLGKQVPHPARLGDPDEYGALAVHIVENPMLNGEVIRLDGAIRMAPR; encoded by the coding sequence ATGGAGATCAAAGACGCCGTCGCCGTCGTCACCGGGGGCGCCTCGGGTCTGGGCCTGGCTACCACCAAGCGGCTGCTGGATGCGGGCGCGCAAGTGGTCGTCATCGACCTCAAGGGTGAGGAGGCCGTGGCCGAGCTCGGGGACCGCGCGAAGTTCGTCGCGACCGACGTCACCGATGAGGACGGCGTGAGCAAGGCGCTCGATGTCGCCGAGTCGCTGGGCTCGCTGCGCATCAACGTCAACTGCGCGGGCATCGGCAACGCGATCAAGACCCTCGGCAAGGACGGACCGTTCCCGCTGAACTTGTTCAAGAAGGTCGTCGAGGTCAACCTGATCGGCACCTTCAACGTGCTGCGGCTGTCGGCCGAGCGCATCGCCAAGACCGAACCGGTCGGCGAGGAGCGCGGCGTCATCATCAACACCGCCTCGGTCGCGGCGTTCGACGGCCAGATCGGCCAGGCCGCCTACTCCGCGTCCAAGGGCGGCGTTGTCGGCATGACGCTGCCGATCGCCCGCGACCTGTCGCGCGAGCTGATCCGAGTGGTGACCATCGCGCCGGGGTTGTTCAAGACGCCGCTGTTGGGGTCGCTGCCTGAGGAGGCGCAGAAATCATTGGGCAAGCAGGTGCCGCACCCGGCGCGGCTCGGCGATCCCGATGAGTACGGCGCGCTGGCGGTGCACATCGTGGAGAACCCGATGCTCAACGGCGAGGTCATCCGTCTCGATGGCGCCATCCGGATGGCGCCGCGCTGA
- a CDS encoding MMPL family transporter — translation MLPRIARLAIAAPRRIIAVGVLVFIAAAVFGLPVAKSLAPGGFQDPDSESARAIAVLTEKFGQSGQQMLILVTAPAGANSDQARKVGTDLVDQLQHSPLVYNATSPWTAPPQAAADLTSKDGKSGLIVVNLKGGENNVQNNAQTLSDQLVHDRDGVTVRAGGSAMEYAQINKQNQEDLLVMEMIALPLSFLVLIWVFGGLLAAALPMALGALAVVGSMTVLRLITFTTEVSIFALNLSTAMGLALAIDYTLLIVSRYRDELAEGGDPHQALIRTMATSGRTVLFSAVTVALSMSATALFPMYFLKSFAYAGVATVAFVSIASIVITPAAIVLLGPRLDALDVRKLVRRIFRRPEPAHKPVEQMFWYRSSKFVMRRWLPIGVAVAAVLVLLGLPFLRVTWGFPDDRVLPRSASAHQVGDQLRTNFARDSATSVPVVVPDARGLSPADLATYAAALSRVPEVSAVSAPSGTFVGGNQAGPPAGATGLSDGSAFLTVSSTAPLFSPASDTQLKRLHQVPGPAGRSVEMAGVAQVNRDSVDAVTDRLPTVLGVMAVITFILLFLLTGSVVLPVKALMCNVLSLTAAFGALVWIFQEGHLGALGTTPSGTLVANMPVLLFCIAFGLSMDYEVFLISRIREYWLQYRPMVSTAREAHAANDEAVAHGVARTGRVITAAALVMSMSFAALIAAHVSFMRMFGLGLTLAVFVDATLVRMVLVPAFMHVMGRWNWWAPKPLVWLHERFGISEGPAEPAAPIDPIESISVQHNGHPVAETVTKIG, via the coding sequence ATGCTGCCAAGGATCGCTCGGCTGGCCATCGCCGCGCCGCGCCGGATCATCGCGGTCGGGGTACTGGTGTTCATTGCCGCCGCGGTCTTCGGCCTCCCGGTCGCCAAGAGCTTGGCTCCCGGCGGTTTCCAGGATCCCGATTCGGAGTCCGCACGCGCCATCGCGGTCCTGACCGAGAAGTTCGGGCAGAGCGGTCAGCAGATGCTGATCCTGGTGACCGCGCCCGCGGGCGCCAACAGCGATCAGGCCCGCAAGGTGGGCACCGATCTCGTCGACCAGTTGCAGCACTCGCCGTTGGTCTACAACGCGACCTCGCCGTGGACGGCACCGCCGCAGGCGGCCGCCGACTTGACGAGCAAGGACGGCAAGTCCGGGTTGATCGTGGTCAACCTCAAGGGCGGCGAAAACAACGTGCAGAACAACGCCCAAACCCTGTCGGACCAGCTTGTGCACGATCGTGACGGTGTCACCGTCCGCGCCGGCGGCTCGGCCATGGAGTACGCGCAAATCAACAAGCAGAACCAAGAAGACCTCTTGGTCATGGAGATGATCGCGCTGCCGCTCAGCTTCCTGGTGCTGATCTGGGTGTTCGGCGGCCTGCTGGCGGCAGCGCTGCCGATGGCGCTGGGTGCGCTGGCAGTCGTCGGCTCGATGACGGTGTTGCGGCTGATCACCTTCACCACCGAGGTGTCGATCTTCGCGCTGAACCTGAGCACCGCCATGGGCCTGGCACTGGCCATCGACTACACGCTGCTGATTGTCAGCCGCTATCGCGACGAGTTGGCCGAGGGCGGCGACCCGCACCAGGCGCTGATCCGGACCATGGCCACGTCCGGGCGCACGGTGCTGTTCTCCGCGGTCACCGTCGCCCTGTCGATGTCGGCGACGGCGCTGTTCCCGATGTACTTCCTGAAGTCGTTCGCCTACGCCGGGGTCGCCACCGTCGCGTTCGTCTCGATCGCGTCGATCGTGATCACCCCCGCCGCGATCGTGCTGCTGGGCCCGCGGCTGGACGCGCTGGACGTGCGCAAGCTGGTGCGGCGGATATTCCGCCGCCCCGAGCCCGCGCACAAGCCGGTCGAGCAGATGTTCTGGTACCGGTCGAGCAAGTTCGTGATGCGCCGGTGGCTGCCGATCGGCGTGGCCGTCGCCGCGGTGCTGGTGCTGCTCGGTCTGCCGTTCCTGCGGGTGACATGGGGCTTCCCCGACGACCGGGTGCTGCCGCGATCCGCGTCGGCGCACCAGGTCGGCGATCAGCTGCGCACCAACTTCGCGCGCGATTCCGCGACGTCGGTGCCGGTCGTCGTCCCCGATGCGCGGGGCCTGAGTCCGGCCGACCTCGCCACCTACGCGGCGGCGTTGTCGCGGGTGCCCGAGGTGTCGGCGGTATCGGCGCCGAGCGGAACGTTCGTCGGCGGCAACCAGGCGGGGCCGCCCGCCGGCGCCACCGGCCTGTCCGACGGCAGCGCCTTCCTGACCGTCAGCAGCACGGCGCCGTTGTTCTCGCCGGCGTCCGATACCCAACTCAAGCGGTTGCACCAGGTGCCCGGGCCCGCGGGGCGTTCGGTCGAGATGGCCGGCGTCGCGCAGGTCAACCGCGACAGCGTCGATGCGGTGACGGACCGGCTGCCGACGGTGCTGGGCGTGATGGCCGTGATCACCTTTATCTTGCTGTTCCTGCTGACCGGCAGCGTGGTGTTGCCGGTCAAGGCGTTGATGTGCAACGTGTTGTCGCTGACCGCGGCGTTCGGCGCGCTGGTGTGGATTTTCCAGGAAGGCCATCTCGGCGCGCTGGGAACGACACCGAGCGGCACGTTGGTGGCGAACATGCCGGTGCTGTTGTTCTGCATCGCGTTCGGTTTGTCGATGGACTATGAGGTGTTCCTGATCTCGCGGATCCGCGAGTACTGGCTGCAGTACCGGCCGATGGTGTCGACCGCGAGAGAGGCGCACGCCGCCAACGACGAGGCGGTGGCGCACGGTGTCGCGCGCACCGGCCGGGTGATCACCGCCGCCGCGTTGGTGATGTCGATGTCGTTCGCCGCGCTGATCGCCGCGCACGTGTCGTTCATGCGGATGTTCGGTCTGGGCCTGACTCTGGCCGTGTTCGTGGACGCGACGCTGGTTCGGATGGTCCTGGTTCCGGCGTTCATGCACGTGATGGGCCGCTGGAACTGGTGGGCGCCCAAGCCGTTGGTGTGGCTGCACGAGCGGTTCGGCATCAGCGAGGGACCGGCCGAACCGGCCGCGCCGATCGACCCGATCGAGTCGATTTCGGTTCAGCACAATGGGCATCCGGTCGCCGAGACAGTGACTAAAATCGGTTGA